In one Nostoc sp. KVJ3 genomic region, the following are encoded:
- a CDS encoding HU family DNA-binding protein, giving the protein MNKGELVDAVAEKASVTKKQADAVLTAALETIIEAVSSGDKVTLVGFGSFESRERKAREGRNPKTNEKMEIPATRVPAFSAGKLFREKVAPPKA; this is encoded by the coding sequence ATGAACAAAGGTGAATTAGTTGATGCCGTCGCTGAAAAAGCTAGTGTTACCAAGAAACAAGCGGATGCAGTCTTAACTGCCGCTTTGGAAACGATTATTGAAGCGGTTTCCTCTGGTGATAAGGTAACATTAGTGGGATTTGGCTCATTTGAATCACGGGAACGTAAAGCCCGCGAAGGTCGCAACCCGAAAACAAATGAAAAAATGGAAATTCCCGCTACGAGGGTTCCTGCCTTCTCCGCAGGAAAACTGTTTAGAGAAAAGGTAGCACCCCCAAAAGCATAG
- a CDS encoding type IV pilus secretin family protein, protein MKQLHGNSFILGTAAFAFLASQPVLAQISQVTDVQLKPVNGGVSVALKTSSGSRPQVFTTQRGKALVADIINTQLRLPQGNTFRQDSPAPGIASVEVSQLDANSIRVTVTGSSNVPSSQPVVRSQNGITLSFSPTAGTIASAPTTPSAPTSTTPPTSIPIQTGKKPDVLVPNPQVTIDGQPAQAAGPGQPLSQAPPFLPRAVAPPVGDIAISATDASPSTIDLGTQERVPRLVLRDAPVREVLSLLARAANLNLAYIGGDGGQQGGGANAPVVSQTISLDIENEPVQDVFNYVLRLSGLEANRSNRTVFVGPKLPNSTRDMVMRNLRLNQVTVGVALNFLVGLGAESAVSRERQVTSVNAVAVGSAATPITQTQTTTETKVETQRVDFKDSSPLLRGLQALGDERTNSLTLIGPPRLVEMAMAQLTQLDIRRRQVVVNVKIIDVNLNNAQNYNTSFAFGVGNNYFSNDGGIATLNFGGARTPTSTEVRSSVNSTPTILDPRAALNPPYKFTKSLLTSLQAQVTTGNAKILTDPTLIVQEGQQALINLTQEVVGNITLQTTDTSGGSRTEQTIEKQNVGLTVSVKIERIDDNGFVSLSVAPTVSAPSSTTNTGNGTITLVSQRSLTSGLIRLRDGQTLVLSGIIQDQDRTDVSKIPILGDLPLIGALFRSTNRSNQRNEVIVLLTPQIMDDSENSSYGYNYNPSPEVRQILERRGLKLPSR, encoded by the coding sequence GTGAAACAGCTTCACGGTAATAGTTTTATATTAGGTACTGCCGCTTTTGCATTTCTGGCATCTCAACCAGTTTTGGCACAAATTAGTCAGGTTACTGATGTCCAGTTAAAGCCAGTTAATGGTGGAGTTAGTGTTGCCTTGAAAACTTCTTCAGGGTCACGCCCCCAAGTTTTCACGACACAAAGAGGTAAAGCTTTAGTTGCAGATATTATCAATACTCAATTACGATTACCACAAGGTAATACCTTTCGTCAAGATAGCCCAGCCCCAGGAATTGCATCTGTCGAGGTTAGTCAGCTTGATGCCAACAGCATTCGGGTAACGGTAACTGGTAGCAGCAACGTACCTAGCAGTCAACCTGTGGTGCGATCGCAAAATGGAATTACACTCAGCTTTAGCCCAACTGCTGGCACGATAGCATCAGCACCAACAACGCCATCAGCGCCAACATCCACAACACCGCCTACTTCTATCCCAATCCAAACTGGTAAAAAGCCAGATGTTTTAGTTCCCAACCCACAAGTCACCATTGACGGACAACCGGCACAAGCTGCTGGGCCAGGTCAACCTCTGAGTCAGGCTCCACCTTTCTTACCCAGGGCCGTCGCTCCACCGGTGGGAGATATTGCTATTTCCGCCACTGATGCTTCTCCTAGCACCATTGACTTAGGAACTCAGGAACGTGTACCCCGTTTAGTCCTACGAGATGCGCCAGTGCGTGAGGTTTTATCATTGCTTGCCCGTGCTGCTAATTTGAACCTGGCTTATATCGGAGGTGATGGAGGTCAGCAGGGTGGTGGTGCTAATGCACCAGTAGTTTCTCAAACAATCTCCCTAGATATAGAAAATGAGCCAGTGCAAGATGTGTTTAACTACGTCTTGCGCCTAAGTGGTTTAGAGGCTAACCGCAGTAATCGCACAGTTTTTGTCGGGCCTAAACTACCTAATTCGACTCGTGACATGGTTATGCGTAACCTGCGACTTAATCAGGTAACAGTGGGAGTCGCCCTGAATTTTTTGGTCGGCTTGGGAGCAGAAAGTGCTGTCAGCCGAGAACGACAAGTCACCAGTGTTAATGCTGTAGCTGTGGGTAGTGCGGCTACTCCCATCACCCAGACTCAGACGACGACAGAAACTAAAGTTGAAACTCAACGCGTTGACTTCAAAGACTCTAGTCCATTACTGAGAGGTTTACAGGCATTAGGAGACGAGCGGACTAATTCTCTAACCTTAATTGGCCCTCCCCGCCTAGTTGAAATGGCGATGGCTCAATTAACTCAGCTTGATATCCGCCGTCGTCAAGTTGTAGTTAACGTCAAGATTATTGATGTTAACCTCAATAACGCTCAGAACTACAACACTAGCTTTGCTTTTGGGGTTGGTAACAACTACTTTTCAAATGATGGTGGTATAGCAACTCTCAATTTTGGTGGTGCCAGAACACCTACTAGTACTGAAGTAAGAAGTAGTGTTAATAGTACACCAACAATTCTAGATCCAAGAGCTGCTTTGAATCCTCCATACAAGTTCACCAAGTCTCTTCTCACTAGCTTGCAGGCTCAGGTGACAACTGGCAATGCCAAGATTTTGACTGACCCAACCTTAATTGTGCAAGAAGGTCAACAGGCTCTGATCAACCTGACTCAAGAAGTAGTGGGAAATATAACCCTCCAAACAACGGATACTTCTGGTGGTTCAAGAACAGAACAAACAATTGAGAAACAAAACGTTGGCTTAACCGTGAGTGTGAAAATTGAGCGGATTGACGATAATGGTTTCGTTTCTTTATCTGTTGCTCCTACTGTCAGCGCTCCTTCAAGCACAACAAATACAGGAAATGGAACTATTACTTTAGTGTCTCAGCGCTCCCTTACTTCTGGCTTAATTCGCTTACGAGATGGTCAAACACTTGTTCTTTCAGGAATTATTCAAGATCAAGACCGGACAGATGTCTCCAAGATTCCTATTTTGGGCGATCTTCCTCTGATTGGTGCGCTGTTTAGAAGTACAAACAGATCCAACCAGCGCAATGAGGTGATTGTATTGCTCACACCTCAAATTATGGATGACTCCGAAAACTCCTCATACGGCTATAACTACAATCCCAGCCCAGAAGTGCGGCAAATCCTTGAGCGTCGGGGGTTGAAGCTTCCTAGTCGGTAA
- a CDS encoding type II secretion system protein M, with protein sequence MTLSDDLNFAEQGGEFNAETPAHPVVFGIAFTPTIIGILVGVVGLGAAGYILLNLLMPALESYQQQQAKSSELQGQIQQKKANIKQIDKVKEELAQAKQQKIQVLGLFANEKTLDTLLLDLNRLIESGNTQTSINTVRAKLKRFVPVSQKPEPITDGSLGLQVDGKLERSSINADITGTYEQTQSIIRNIERLQPLLIVKDYQSSLAPVESRSPLDKTPVQLGPAAINTSFQLQVLMPLSPEEIAAAAKNAPKK encoded by the coding sequence ATGACGCTGAGTGATGATTTAAATTTTGCCGAACAAGGTGGGGAATTCAATGCCGAAACACCAGCCCACCCCGTGGTGTTTGGCATTGCCTTTACACCAACAATCATTGGCATCTTGGTGGGGGTAGTTGGTTTAGGGGCAGCAGGTTATATTTTGTTAAACCTGCTGATGCCAGCCTTAGAAAGCTATCAGCAACAGCAAGCAAAAAGCTCGGAATTGCAAGGGCAAATTCAGCAAAAAAAAGCCAATATCAAACAGATTGACAAAGTTAAAGAAGAGCTAGCACAGGCAAAACAGCAAAAAATACAAGTTCTAGGTTTATTCGCTAACGAAAAAACCTTAGATACATTGCTGTTAGATTTGAACCGCTTGATTGAGTCTGGAAATACTCAAACTTCTATTAATACAGTCAGAGCCAAACTGAAGAGATTTGTGCCAGTTTCTCAAAAACCAGAACCCATTACTGATGGGAGTCTAGGACTACAGGTTGACGGTAAGTTAGAACGCAGTAGTATCAATGCTGATATTACAGGAACTTATGAGCAAACACAATCGATAATTCGTAACATTGAGCGTTTACAGCCTTTGTTAATAGTTAAAGATTATCAATCAAGTTTGGCTCCGGTAGAGTCAAGATCCCCATTAGATAAAACGCCTGTACAGTTAGGCCCAGCAGCGATTAATACATCATTCCAGTTACAGGTATTGATGCCACTTAGTCCAGAAGAAATAGCCGCAGCAGCTAAAAATGCTCCGAAAAAGTAA